A single genomic interval of Terriglobus albidus harbors:
- a CDS encoding RNA polymerase sigma factor — protein sequence MPEPRSSKFPEEGAQPPAEDRVHKDMGTMALNPDLQTVTLPDPAVTGIQADFAANDDVQTMLALKAGNFAAFDILLAKYRKPIVSFMYRMVHNQAVAEELAQEVFLRVFRSRETYRAEARFSTWLYRIATNLGVNYARDTKHERSAPTVHLDEPDHETGTMPDVADDTPTIEADLLREERMQAIRQHVMALPERQKNAVLMHKYQGMDYKQIGEVLKLSESATKSLLFRAYQTLRVKLKDFV from the coding sequence ATGCCGGAGCCACGATCATCCAAATTCCCGGAGGAAGGCGCGCAACCTCCTGCCGAGGACCGTGTTCACAAAGACATGGGCACGATGGCGCTCAATCCGGACCTCCAGACCGTCACCCTTCCCGACCCGGCGGTGACTGGCATACAGGCCGATTTTGCGGCCAACGATGACGTCCAGACCATGCTGGCACTGAAGGCCGGCAACTTTGCCGCCTTTGACATTCTTCTGGCCAAGTACCGCAAGCCGATTGTGAGCTTTATGTATCGCATGGTGCATAACCAGGCCGTCGCCGAAGAGCTGGCACAGGAGGTCTTCCTCCGGGTCTTCCGGTCACGTGAGACCTATCGCGCCGAAGCTCGTTTTTCGACCTGGCTGTATCGCATCGCCACGAACCTCGGCGTGAACTATGCGCGTGATACCAAGCACGAGCGCTCTGCCCCGACGGTGCACCTGGATGAGCCGGACCATGAGACCGGGACCATGCCCGATGTCGCAGACGACACGCCGACTATCGAGGCCGATCTCCTCAGAGAGGAACGTATGCAGGCCATCCGGCAGCATGTGATGGCTCTTCCAGAACGGCAAAAGAATGCCGTTTTGATGCACAAGTATCAGGGAATGGACTACAAACAGATAGGCGAAGTGCTTAAACTGTCTGAGTCCGCTACCAAATCGCTGTTGTTCCGCGCCTACCAAACGTTGCGCGTGAAACTGAAGGATTTCGTATAA